One Mycolicibacterium sarraceniae genomic window carries:
- a CDS encoding NADH:flavin oxidoreductase: MNSAPDVFGPATLGPITLRNRIIKSATFEARTPDNVVSDDLIAFHRAIAAGGIGMTTVAYTAVSQGGRTNGGQIWMRPQAVPGLQRLADAIHAEGAKISAQIGHAGPVANARSNKATALAPVRFFNPLSMKFAKHASRDDINDVIAAHASAARFAIDSGFDAVEIHLGHNYLASSFLSPMLNRRTDEFGGSLENRAKVARSIVMAVRREVERLGPAPIAITAKLNMADGVRGSINIEESLQTAKWLEEDGGLDAIELTAGSSLLNPMYLFRGDAPVKEFAAAQKWPLNWGMRMTGTKFMREYPYQETYLLSDAEKFRKELTMPLILLGGITNRDSMDRAMAAGFEFVAMGRALLAEPNLLNRIQADGAAHSVRSLCTHCNKCMPTIYSRTLCVVTGGPA; the protein is encoded by the coding sequence ATGAACAGCGCGCCCGATGTGTTCGGCCCGGCCACACTCGGCCCCATCACACTGCGTAACCGCATCATTAAATCGGCCACCTTTGAAGCCCGCACACCCGACAACGTCGTCTCCGACGACCTGATCGCTTTCCACCGCGCGATCGCCGCCGGCGGCATCGGCATGACGACGGTCGCGTACACCGCGGTGAGCCAGGGCGGCCGCACCAACGGCGGACAGATCTGGATGCGCCCGCAAGCCGTACCCGGTCTGCAGCGTCTGGCCGACGCGATCCACGCCGAGGGCGCGAAGATCAGCGCGCAGATCGGCCATGCCGGCCCGGTGGCCAATGCCCGGTCGAACAAGGCCACCGCGCTGGCCCCGGTGCGCTTCTTCAACCCGCTGTCGATGAAGTTCGCCAAGCACGCCAGCCGCGACGACATCAATGACGTCATCGCCGCCCACGCCTCGGCGGCCCGGTTCGCCATCGACTCCGGTTTCGACGCCGTCGAAATCCATCTCGGCCACAACTATCTGGCGAGCTCGTTCCTATCGCCGATGCTCAACCGCCGCACCGACGAATTCGGCGGCTCGCTGGAGAACCGGGCGAAGGTGGCCCGCAGCATTGTGATGGCCGTGCGCCGCGAGGTCGAGCGACTCGGCCCGGCCCCGATCGCGATCACCGCCAAGCTCAACATGGCCGACGGGGTACGCGGCTCCATCAACATCGAAGAGTCGTTGCAGACCGCCAAGTGGCTCGAGGAAGACGGCGGCCTGGACGCCATCGAACTGACGGCCGGCAGCTCGCTGCTCAATCCGATGTACCTGTTCCGCGGGGACGCCCCGGTCAAGGAGTTCGCCGCCGCGCAGAAGTGGCCGCTGAACTGGGGCATGCGCATGACCGGTACGAAATTCATGCGCGAATATCCCTACCAAGAGACCTACCTGCTCAGTGATGCCGAGAAGTTCCGCAAGGAGCTGACGATGCCGCTGATCCTGCTCGGCGGTATCACCAACCGCGACTCCATGGATCGCGCGATGGCCGCCGGCTTCGAATTCGTCGCGATGGGCCGCGCCCTGTTGGCCGAGCCGAATCTGCTCAATCGCATCCAGGCCGACGGCGCCGC